One Lycium barbarum isolate Lr01 chromosome 5, ASM1917538v2, whole genome shotgun sequence genomic window carries:
- the LOC132641271 gene encoding large ribosomal subunit protein uL22y-like: MVQYSKEPDNPTKSCKARGAALRVHFKNTRETAHAIRKLPLVKAKRYLEDVLAHKQAIPFTRFCRGVGRTAQAKNRHSNGQGRWPVKSAGFILDLLKNAESNAEVKGLDVDSLYISHIQVNRAQKQRRRTYRAHGRINPYMSSPCHIELTLSEKEESVKKEAETQLAASKSRKA; encoded by the exons ATG GTGCAGTACTCTAAAGAGCCTGATAATCCCACCAAAT CCTGCAAAGCCCGGGGTGCTGCTCTCAGAGTTCACTTCAAG AACACACGGGAAACAGCGCACGCTATCAGGAAGCTTCCTCTGGTTAAGGCGAAAAGGTATTTGGAGGATGTGTTGGCCCACAAGCAAGCCATACCATTCACACGCTTCTGTCGCGGGGTTGGCCGAACTGCTCAGGCTAAGAATAGGCACTCAAATGGTCAAGGACGTTGGCCAGTCAAGTCTGCCGGATTTATTCTTGATTTGCTCAAGAACGCAGAGAGCAATGCTGAGGTGAAAGGGTTGGATGTAGATTCACTTTATATTTCTCATATTCAAGTTAACCGAGCACAAAAGCAAAGACGCCGAACTTATCGTGCTCATGGAAGGATTAACC CTTACATGTCATCTCCCTGCCATATCGAGCTAACATTGTCCGAAAAGGAAGAATCTGTGAAAAAGGAG GCTGAAACCCAATTGGCAGCAAGCAAATCTAGGAAGGCTTAG